A region of uncultured Carboxylicivirga sp. DNA encodes the following proteins:
- a CDS encoding ABC-F family ATP-binding cassette domain-containing protein: MISVDGLTVEFGASTLFKDISFVINEKDRIALMGKNGAGKSTLLKILAGEREANKGKVSVPKDKVVAYLPQHLMTEDNRTVFEEASQAFAEIQAMAKRIEEINTEMTTRTDYESDEYMQLIEEVSALSEKFYSIEETNYDAKVEQILLGLGFTRDDFQSPTSQFSGGWRMRIELAKILLRNPDLILLDEPTNHLDIESIQWLEEFLIACGKAVVVISHDRAFVDNITTRTIEVTMGRIYDYKVNYSQYLILRQDRRQHQLKAYEEQQKMIAENQAFIERFKGTYSKTLQVQSRVKMLEKLELVEVDEEDTSALRLKFPPAPRSGSYPVIVTELSKSYDDHLVFKDASLTIERGEKVAFVGKNGEGKSTLVKAIMNEIKFDGELQMGHNTMIGYFAQNQASLMDEELTVFQTIDDIAVGDVRTKVKDLLGAFMFGGEESTKKVKVLSGGERTRLAMIKLLLEPVNLLILDEPTNHLDMKTKDILKSALQAYDGTLILVSHDRDFLDGLVSKVYEFGNKKVKEHLSDIKGFLETKKMEHLNELEAAKA, translated from the coding sequence ATGATTTCTGTTGATGGATTAACGGTTGAATTCGGTGCAAGCACTCTGTTTAAAGATATTTCGTTTGTAATTAACGAAAAAGACAGGATTGCTTTGATGGGTAAGAATGGTGCAGGTAAATCAACCCTTTTGAAGATTCTGGCTGGAGAGCGCGAAGCCAATAAAGGGAAAGTTTCGGTTCCGAAAGATAAAGTGGTGGCTTATTTGCCGCAACATCTAATGACTGAGGATAACCGTACAGTATTTGAAGAAGCATCGCAAGCCTTTGCTGAGATTCAGGCCATGGCAAAACGTATTGAAGAGATCAATACTGAGATGACCACCCGAACCGATTATGAATCGGATGAATACATGCAACTTATTGAAGAAGTTTCTGCGCTAAGCGAGAAGTTCTATTCAATTGAAGAAACCAACTACGATGCAAAGGTAGAACAGATCCTTTTAGGTTTGGGATTTACACGTGATGATTTTCAATCTCCTACCAGTCAGTTTAGTGGTGGATGGCGTATGCGTATAGAACTGGCAAAGATTCTGTTACGCAATCCCGACTTGATTCTACTGGATGAACCAACCAACCACCTCGATATTGAATCGATTCAATGGCTCGAAGAGTTTCTGATTGCCTGTGGAAAGGCTGTTGTGGTTATTTCTCACGACCGTGCTTTTGTTGATAACATCACTACCCGCACCATTGAGGTAACCATGGGCCGTATTTACGATTACAAGGTTAACTACTCACAATACCTGATTCTTCGTCAGGATCGTCGTCAGCATCAGTTGAAAGCCTACGAAGAGCAACAAAAGATGATTGCCGAGAACCAGGCTTTTATCGAACGCTTTAAAGGAACGTATTCAAAAACACTTCAGGTTCAGTCGCGCGTTAAGATGCTTGAAAAACTGGAACTGGTTGAAGTTGATGAAGAAGATACTTCAGCACTTCGTTTGAAATTCCCGCCCGCACCCCGTTCGGGTTCATACCCTGTTATTGTGACTGAATTAAGTAAGAGTTACGATGATCACCTGGTATTTAAAGACGCCTCTTTAACCATCGAACGTGGCGAAAAAGTAGCTTTTGTTGGTAAGAACGGTGAAGGTAAATCAACCCTCGTTAAAGCCATCATGAATGAGATTAAGTTTGACGGCGAATTGCAAATGGGTCATAATACCATGATTGGCTATTTTGCACAAAACCAGGCATCGTTGATGGATGAAGAGTTGACCGTTTTTCAAACGATTGACGATATTGCTGTGGGCGATGTACGTACTAAAGTAAAAGATTTGCTGGGAGCCTTTATGTTTGGAGGCGAAGAGTCAACTAAAAAAGTTAAAGTATTATCGGGAGGTGAACGTACCCGATTGGCAATGATCAAGCTATTACTGGAACCTGTTAACCTGCTGATACTGGATGAGCCTACTAATCACCTTGATATGAAAACCAAGGATATCTTAAAAAGCGCCCTTCAGGCTTATGATGGTACATTAATCCTTGTTTCTCACGATCGTGATTTTCTGGATGGATTGGTTAGCAAGGTATATGAGTTTGGTAACAAAAAGGTAAAAGAACATCTGAGTGACATTAAAGGTTTCCTTGAAACAAAAAAGATGGAACACCTGAACGAACTGGAAGCTGCAAAAGCATAA